One window from the genome of Desulfonatronum thiodismutans encodes:
- the tkt gene encoding transketolase, whose product MNTSEPNQRAVNVIKGLVMDATRKANSGHPGGPMSSADMAYVLFHEFLRHDPRDPAWFNRDRFVLSAGHESMLLYGLLALVGHLNIQDLQDFRQLGSRTPGHPEEHMTPGVEATTGPLGQGLAMGVGMAVAERMLAARLGTDVVDHSTYVLASDGDMQEPVALGAASLAGHWGLGKLIVFYDSNQIQLSGPTNRSDCTDYRKLFEAFCWDVQEVDGHDHDQIREAIRRAKAETARPTLIIGHTVIAKGTASMEGDFETHGAPLSPDEIKATKRKLGLPEEETFHLPQDALDHFRARFPELAKEVDAWKRHVQEKKTTDAAFARTWDQHVAPPSHRSFTWPELDVTKKVSTRKAFGQCLNELIAQLPNLVGGSADLDPSNQTTKFRDTTGIFGSDNPTGRNLSFGVREFPMGAILNGIALHGGLVGFGATFLVFSDYQRNAVRMSAIQNLPVLHVYTHDSFYVGEDGPTHQPVEHAWSLRLIPNLLVMRPADVVESRIMMEVALTQDKRPSALLFTRQDLPVLAPEAFPQTAEGARRGAYVLHDPADGSPEMLIIATGSEVHLALEAAKMLPDQKIRVVSAPCLELFEEQPQAYKDEILPPRIQKRVAVEAGRSDPWYKYVGLNGIVLGLDHFGDSAPASALAKKYGFTPEHLVSIIQAKYA is encoded by the coding sequence ATGAACACCAGCGAACCGAATCAACGCGCCGTCAACGTCATCAAGGGACTGGTTATGGACGCCACCCGCAAGGCCAATTCCGGCCATCCCGGGGGGCCCATGTCGTCCGCGGACATGGCCTATGTCCTGTTCCATGAGTTCCTGCGCCACGATCCCCGGGACCCGGCCTGGTTCAATCGGGATCGCTTCGTGCTTTCCGCCGGGCACGAGTCCATGCTGCTCTACGGCCTGCTGGCCCTGGTCGGGCACCTGAACATCCAGGATCTTCAAGATTTCCGCCAGCTGGGCAGCCGAACTCCGGGCCACCCCGAAGAACACATGACCCCCGGTGTGGAAGCCACCACCGGCCCCCTGGGCCAGGGCCTGGCCATGGGCGTGGGCATGGCCGTAGCGGAGCGGATGCTGGCCGCCCGTCTCGGCACGGACGTGGTGGACCACTCCACCTATGTTCTGGCTTCGGACGGCGACATGCAGGAACCGGTGGCCCTGGGCGCGGCCAGTCTGGCCGGACACTGGGGGCTGGGCAAACTGATCGTGTTCTACGACAGCAACCAGATTCAGCTCTCCGGACCCACCAACCGATCCGACTGCACGGACTACCGCAAGCTCTTTGAGGCGTTTTGCTGGGACGTTCAGGAAGTGGATGGCCACGATCACGACCAGATCCGCGAAGCCATCCGCCGGGCCAAGGCCGAAACCGCCCGCCCCACACTGATCATCGGCCACACGGTCATCGCCAAGGGCACGGCCTCCATGGAAGGGGACTTCGAAACCCACGGCGCGCCGCTCAGCCCGGACGAAATCAAGGCCACCAAGCGCAAGCTCGGTCTACCGGAGGAGGAAACCTTTCACCTTCCCCAGGACGCCCTGGACCACTTCCGGGCCCGCTTTCCGGAACTGGCCAAGGAAGTCGACGCCTGGAAACGGCATGTCCAGGAAAAGAAGACCACGGACGCCGCTTTTGCCCGGACCTGGGATCAACACGTCGCCCCGCCCTCCCATCGTTCCTTCACATGGCCGGAATTGGACGTCACGAAAAAGGTATCAACGCGCAAAGCCTTTGGCCAATGCCTGAACGAACTGATCGCCCAGTTGCCGAATCTGGTGGGCGGCTCGGCGGACCTGGACCCCTCCAACCAGACGACCAAGTTCCGGGACACCACCGGCATCTTCGGTTCGGACAACCCCACCGGGCGCAACCTCAGCTTCGGCGTGCGGGAATTCCCCATGGGCGCCATCCTCAACGGCATCGCCCTGCATGGCGGCCTGGTGGGTTTCGGCGCGACCTTCCTGGTCTTTTCCGACTACCAGCGCAATGCCGTGCGCATGTCCGCCATCCAGAACCTCCCGGTCCTGCACGTCTACACCCACGACTCCTTTTACGTCGGGGAAGACGGCCCGACGCACCAACCCGTGGAGCACGCCTGGTCCCTGCGCCTGATTCCCAATCTCCTGGTGATGCGCCCCGCGGACGTCGTGGAAAGCCGGATCATGATGGAAGTCGCCCTGACCCAGGACAAGCGCCCTTCCGCCCTGCTCTTCACCCGCCAGGATCTCCCGGTCCTGGCTCCGGAGGCATTCCCCCAAACAGCCGAAGGCGCTCGCCGCGGAGCCTACGTCCTGCACGACCCCGCCGACGGCTCCCCGGAAATGCTGATCATTGCCACCGGCTCCGAAGTGCACCTCGCCCTGGAAGCGGCCAAGATGCTTCCGGACCAGAAAATCCGGGTGGTCAGCGCCCCCTGTCTGGAACTGTTCGAGGAACAACCCCAGGCCTACAAGGACGAAATCCTGCCGCCCCGGATTCAAAAACGCGTCGCCGTCGAAGCCGGCCGCTCCGATCCCTGGTACAAATACGTCGGCCTCAACGGAATCGTCCTGGGCCTGGACCACTTCGGCGACTCCGCCCCAGCAAGCGCCCTGGCCAAAAAATACGGCTTCACCCCGGAACACCTCGTCTCAATCATTCAAGCGAAATACGCATAG
- the rpiB gene encoding ribose 5-phosphate isomerase B, with translation MSSSTVVIGSDHAGFDLKTAVTRHLQEAGFEIKDLGARSKESCDYPLVAGDVCREVLSSGHLGILICGTGMGMSMAANRFPGIRAALCTNEYLARMTRAHNNANVLCLGSRVLGDELAKSIVNVFLAANFEGERHQRRIEQIETLNANS, from the coding sequence ATGTCGTCATCTACGGTCGTCATCGGTTCCGACCATGCCGGATTTGATCTCAAAACCGCCGTCACACGCCATCTGCAAGAAGCGGGCTTCGAGATCAAGGACCTGGGAGCACGCTCCAAGGAGTCCTGCGACTACCCTCTCGTGGCCGGCGACGTCTGCCGGGAAGTCCTGTCCTCGGGACATCTCGGCATCCTGATCTGCGGCACGGGCATGGGCATGAGCATGGCCGCCAACCGCTTTCCCGGCATCCGCGCGGCCCTGTGCACCAATGAATACCTCGCCCGGATGACCCGGGCGCACAACAACGCCAATGTTCTCTGCCTGGGCTCGCGGGTTCTGGGCGACGAGTTGGCCAAAAGCATCGTCAACGTGTTTTTGGCCGCGAATTTTGAAGGCGAGCGCCATCAGCGCCGCATCGAGCAGATCGAAACCCTGAACGCCAATTCATAA